A single region of the Vicia villosa cultivar HV-30 ecotype Madison, WI linkage group LG4, Vvil1.0, whole genome shotgun sequence genome encodes:
- the LOC131600225 gene encoding peroxynitrite isomerase Rv2717c-like yields MDTNIDSPAPESSSPVYHPSVAPLSYLLGTWRGQGEGGYPTINSFSYGEELHFYHPPNKPVIGYSQKTWKLSSGEPMHSESGYWRPKPNGTIEVVIAQSNGLVEVQKGTYSIEEKVIQLQSELVGNASKVTGIQRCFRLVEGNLCYEVEMATNTVTLQPHLKATLKKL; encoded by the exons atggacaCGAACATTGACTCTCCGGCACCGGAATCTTCGTCGCCGGTATATCACCCATCAGTGGCACCACTCTCTTATCTTCTCGGAACATGGAGAGGACAAGGAGAAGGAGGCTACCCCAccatcaattccttctcctatgGTGAAGAACTTCACTTCTATCATCCACCTAACAAG CCTGTGATAGGGTACAGTCAGAAGACATGGAAACTCAGTTCTGGAGAGCCTATGCATTCTGAGAGTGGATACTGGCGTCCTAAACCTAATGGAACCATTGAAGTTGTCATTGCTCAAAGCAATGGCCTTGTTGAAGTTCAG AAAGGGACATATAGCATAGAAGAGAAAGTGATACAGCTTCAGAGCGAACTTGTGGGGAATGCTTCCAAG GTTACAGGGATTCAAAGATGTTTTCGACTAGTTGAAGGGAATCTTTGTTATGAGGTTGAGATGGCTACCAATACAGTTACTCTTCAGCCACACTTGAAAGCAACATTGAAGAAACTCTAA
- the LOC131595847 gene encoding uncharacterized protein LOC131595847: MDTASQLVYRGIDPLLRSSHSRRHKNLSLRRRSNRVSAVATDPKPAPVTTVNGSSSKSPPTKPVNGVSSRIGDVSKEIKRVRAQMEEDEQLASLMRGLRGQNLSDSLFAEDDVQLRLVEVDESSEFLPLVYEPASITAYWGKRPRSVATRIVQLLSVAGGFLSRVAWDVINKKVKENEVARAIEIREIVTSLGPAYIKLGQALSIRPDILSPAAMTELQKLCDKVPSFADDVAMALIEEELGQPWQNFYSELSPSPIAAASLGQVYKGRLKENGDLVAVKVQRPFVLETVTIDLFIIRNLGLALRKFPQISIDVVGLVDEWAARFFEELDYVNEGENGNRFAEMMKKDLPQVVIPRTYSKYTSRRVLTTEWIDGEKLSQSKESNVGELVNVGVICYLKQLLDTGFFHADPHPGNMIRTPDGKLAILDFGLVTKLTDDQKYGMIEAIAHLIHRDYTAIVKDFVKLGFIPDGVNLEPILPVLAKVFDQALEGGGAKNINFQDLASDLAQITFDYPFRIPPYFALIIRAIGVLEGIALVGNPDFAIVDEAYPYIAQRLLTDESPRLRSALRYTIYGKSGVFDAERFIDVMQAFENFITAAKSGGGEDLKGDMAELGIATNRSEYLLPGIQSVIPQQQPVETRAALAFLLSDKGNFFREFLLDEIVKGIDAVTREQLVKIMSLLGVQNAIPIFNMVPTIGRFKPAALLPTITEEDKVILNNVQRVLEFLTAGSSLSSTTSQALNVPQIIQELLPVLPGISTKVLPDVFSRLSSRVFARLIRDAFL, from the exons ATGGATACGGCATCGCAGCTCGTCTACCGTGGAATCGATCCCTTACTTCGTTCCTCTCATTCACGCCGTCACAAAAACCTCTCTCTCCGTCGCCGTTCAAACCGTGTCTCTGCTGTCGCCACCGATCCTAAACCTGCTCCGGTCACAACCGTCAACGGTTCATCTTCAAAGTCTCCACCTACCAAACCTGTCAACGGTGTCTCCTcg AGAATTGGTGATGTTTCGAAGGAGATTAAGAGAGTAAGGGCGCAAATGGAAGAAGACGAACAGTTGGCGAGTCTCATGAGAGGTCTCCGAGGTCAGAATCTTTCAGATTCCCTCTTTGCGGAAGATGATGTTCAGCTACGTCTTGTGGAG GTAGATGAGAGTAGTGAGTTTTTACCATTGGTGTATGAACCAGCTAGCATTACTGCATATTGGGGAAAACGTCCTCGTTCCGTTGCAACTCGAATTGTACAGTTATTATCTGTTGCTGGAGGTTTTCTTTCACGTGTTGCCTGGGATGTGATTAACAAAAAGGTTAAAGAG AATGAAGTTGCTAGGGCCATTGAAATACGTGAAATTGTGACATCTTTGGGTCCAGCATACATCAAACTCGGGCAAGCATTGAGCATTCGACCTGATATACTGTCACCTGCAGCAATGACGGAGCTACAGAAGCTCTGTGATAAA GTTCCTTCATTTGCAGATGATGTGGCTATGGCTCTAATTGAAGAGGAGCTTGGTCAGCCATGGCAAAATTTCTATTCTGAATTATCACCCTCTCCCATTGCTGCTG CATCTCTCGGACAGGTATATAAGGGCCGCCTCAAGGAAAATGGGGATTTGGTTGCTGTTAAAGTACAAAGACCTTTTGTTCTAGAGACTGTTACCATTGATTTATTCATCATCAGGAACCTTGGTTTGGCTCTTCGAAAGTTTCCTCAG ATCTCCATTGATGTGGTTGGGTTGGTTGACGAGTGGGCTGCTCGATTTTTTGAGGAGTTAGACTATGTGAATGAAGGTGAAAATGGAAACCGTTTCGCCGAAATGATGAAGAAAGATCTGCCACAG GTTGTAATACCAAGGACTTACAGCAAGTATACATCAAGGAGGGTTCTTACGACAGAATGGATTGACGGAGAGAAGCTTTCACAGAGCAAAGAAAGCAACGTCGGAGAATTGGTTAATGTTGGAGTCATCTGCTACCTAAAACAG CTGCTTGATACTGGATTTTTTCATGCTGATCCACACCCAGGGAATATGATCCGTACTCCTGATGGAAAACTAGCGATACTTGACTTTG GGCTTGTTACAAAATTGACTGACGATCAAAAGTATGGAATGATTGAAGCAATTGCTCATCTCATCCACCGAGATTATACAGCTATAGTGAAAGACTTTGTTAAACTCGGTTTCATTCCAGATGGAGTCAATTTAGAGCCTATCTTGCCAGTGCTTGCCAAAGTCTTTGACCAGGCTTTAGAAGGTGGAGGGGCAAAAAACATAAATTTTCAAGATCTAGCGTCAGATTTAGCTCAAATTACCTTTGATTACCCTTTTAGGATACCCCCATACTTTGCTCTTATAATCAGAGCTATCGGGGTTCTTGAAGGGATAGCTCTAGTTGGAAATCCTGATTTTGCCATTGTTGACGAAGCCTATCCATATATTGCGCAG AGGCTTCTGACGGATGAATCCCCTCGGCTAAGGAGTGCTCTACGTTACACTATATATGGGAAATCTGGAGTTTTTGATGCTGAAAGATTTATCGATGTCATGCAAGCCTTCGAGAATTTTATTACGGCTGCCAAAAGTGGAGGTGGAGAGGATCTGAAAGGGGATATGGCTGAGCTTGGGATCGCTACTAACAGGTCAGAATATCTCTTGCCAGGAATCCAGTCTGTGATACCTCAACAGCAGCCAGTGGAAACAAGGGCAGCCCTAGCATTTTTGCTGTCTGATAAGGGAAATTTTTTCCGAGAATTTCTATTGGACGAG ATTGTTAAGGGCATTGATGCAGTAACTAGGGAACAACTGGTAAAAATAATGTCCTTACTAGGAGTTCAGAATGCAATCCCTATTTTCAATATGGTACCTACAATTGGACGCTTTAAGCCCGCAGCTCTTCTACCCACCATAACTGAAGAGGATAAGGTTATACTAAACAATGTCCAGAGAGTCCTGGAGTTCTTGACTGCAGGAAGTTCTCTGTCAAGCACAACTAGTCAG GCACTCAATGTTCCTCAGATTATCCAAGAACTTCTGCCAGTGTTGCCGGGTATCTCTACTAAAGTGCTTCCTGATGTTTTTAGCAGATTATCTTCTCGGGTATTCGCGCGATTAATACGTGAtgcatttttgtaa